From the Juglans microcarpa x Juglans regia isolate MS1-56 chromosome 7D, Jm3101_v1.0, whole genome shotgun sequence genome, the window TATTTTTGTATGCAAGCCTCATGTGCATAAAGTTGTTTGCTCATATGAAACAGATAGCCGGGATTCAAATTTACCTTTCCCTTTGTTCTTGTACACAGTTGACTTGCTTAAAGATCGTGAGATTTTAATGATTTAATGCTCAAAATCCTTTTGAATCTCTTAGGATCGCCCTATACAAAAGTCAAGGATGGATGGTTTAGAAGGAAATATGAATGTTTTAAGCATGCCACCTCTAAGCTTTGGGGAGAGATTTGAGGATGCATATGAAGTGACCTTGATATTGGATGATCGAGAGCAGTTTGCCACTCAGGGGTCAGTGAACTTCATGCTTTGGGGAATTTTGCCGTGCTTcttgaaatgttttattatttgttcTTTAGGcctcaagttttatttatatttctcttttaagatATAAGATAGGTGATGTTTGCAATGATTTTGATGAGGTAACTATATATTGGGTTTTAGCTCGCGGTCTAGGAGAATTATCGAGAATATATGTAGTCAATTCAGAATCAAAATCGAGGTGAGTTCTCTTGAATCCTCTTACCTATTAGTTCATAATGCTTCTTTGAATATTGATGGGTatggttattattttctttatcgtTGTTGGTTTTGGATAATGGAAACCTCTATTGAAAGTTTTTCCTCAACTATTATACTTACATACATCATATATACATAGAAAACTCTCTTGAAATTTTGTCATAAATGTTGACCCTTCTGCAGGTTAGACGGTTACCAGTTGGAGATGGAATCTGGATAGCTCGCCATAAATATGTTGACAGTGAATATGTACTTGATTTTATTGTTGAAAGGAAGAATGTTGATGATTTACGCTGTTCCATCAGGGATCATCGATATAGGGACCAAAAACTGAGGCTTTTGGTATTTCAAATAACTCAATGCCTCGTATTTCTTTCTTGAAGTTTCCCAGCAGCTGTTATTTCTGGTGTTAAAATTTGCTACACACacatggatggatggatggatgctTTGAGATTCAAAAACTTTTGCTCTTGTGGTCTGTTGGGCATGCTCAAGACTAGAGCATTTGAAGTTCTTTCCTCGTAATTTTAGTATTAGGAATTTGCTACTCTGTCTCATCTTCTGCTTATGgttgtctttaatttatatcaTCCTGACTTTTTTGGGTGTTAAATTGCATTTTGTAAGAGGTGTGGACTTAAGAAGCTGATATATCTTGTGGAGGGTGATCCAAATTCTTCCGAAGCTGCCGAAAGCATTAAAACAGCGTAAGCGATTTTCTGAAAGTATTTATaggatttagattttttttaaccagAATATGTGTGAGTGTGTTTGTGAATACATGGTTGGCCTATTAAATATACTGGGGTTGTATTTAAgcaatttgttttcttaatccACTATTGTTTTTCAGAATTTCAAAGCTGAACGTGCAGTTTAGTTACACAGTCTGTGTTGCAAGTTTTTAATTACCGCATAATCTGTAATGGCAGTTGAgtggggatgtttggaaacaacttccatttcatcccatctaatctcatcacatcacatccccatcttatttccttcccaaacatcatttaaacacaaacactttcatactaatcattacaagtttttcaaactaatcattacaactttctcaaactttcaaacaaaaaataaaaaacaattcaaaattttcaaatctcaaaacaaaaataatattaaaaaaatacattctaataatatttaaactttataatgtttttgtttttttggctGTCATTGATGTTGAAGAATTAGTTTCTGATCTGTCTTCAAGTTTTTAATACTGTGCCTTGCAGTTGTTTTACTACAGAGATTCTGGAGGGATTTGATGTGCAGAGAACAACTGGTTTGGCTGATACTCTAAAGAAGTATGGTTATCTTACCCAAGCAATATCTCACTACTATGAATCAGTGTTGCCTGAGGACTGCACTAAGGGCGCAGGAGTATGCCCTCCTTATGATGAATTTGTCAAAAGGTGCCAAGACCTGAATAAAGTTACAGTCAGCGATGTGTTTGCAATTCAACTCATGCAGGTATAATAAAATGTGGACTTGTGCTTAGAGGTTTGCAATTGTCCTTAGatttttgtctttctatttCTGGAGTTCTTGTCCTTAATATATTGGAACCAAAATTTGTTCTGAGATTTTAGCAATACGAGAAccatagaaaaatgataaatttgattCACGCCTGTTGCATCCCAGGTTCGTTCATCTACAAGTCCCTAAGCACATATCCCAAATACAACTTGAatttaaacaagaaaaatgataggtTGACAAAAGGAAACACAAAGCAAATCACGGACAATACACATTTTACTACTGTTCATAGTACTATTCAATTTTTCTGTCACAATCAGGTGATTAATTCCATAAATATTCCTTAACTTGTAAATGCAGGTCCCACAGGTTACAGAGGATGTCGCCATTGCTGTTTTGGATTTGTACCCAACACTTCTATCTCTTGCCCGTGCCTACTCTCTTCTTGTTAGTTCCATTTTCCTTGgttcaaaatttatatgagCAAGTTTGAATGGtgctttttctattttacttaattttactCATTCTTGAATCAACACTCTGTTTTGACTAGGAGGGCGACCAAAGTGCACAAGAGGAGATGCTTAGCAGGCAGAGTAAAGATGTGATCAATTTAGCTGCTAGTAAGAATATATTCTACTTAGTCTGGGGCAACTGAGTGTTTTAATCCCCTCGAACTAACAAGGCTTCATGGGTCCCGAAGGTTGATTTCATGAAGCAAAAGCAATCTGCTTCAAACTTCGAGGAGATTTTGCAATATGCAATGTAAATAAGAGATAGATTGTGTACTGTGTAGGGTTTGTTGAAGAGCTTCTTAAGTTGAGCAGTGTTCTGTTTAAATGTTAGGACTTGAACGTTATTTCACATTTTCTATTGAAATGTTCAGAAAAGATATGCCAATCAATCTTATTCTCTAAGTTTGTTGTATAATCAATATCACTCTTGTTACAGCTTGATGACATAATCAACCTTTAAccatcatttgaaaaaaatagtagcCTCTAACCATCAGGATGATGGGCAAGATTCTAAAACCAATGAGGCTCGCATATTTGTCTCTAGATAAAGAGAaggtaattaaaaaaagtaaaaaaaaaaaaagtttgagacATCAACATAAAATGATTGAGAAATGTTCAGTTTATAAAGTGAATTTACGAAAGTAAGACTCATGAACAAATGTAGCTTGTTGTGATATACAGACTgtgaaattctttttattataaattagatttaattaattatacctagttatatcagtttgtgagttgtatttttataagatctttttGTAACCTAGCACTTCTCAAAAAGATTTATCTGGTTTCATAGCAGAGTTTTGTTGCCATAGCTTTCAAGTAGGAAAAGATTAATTGCTTCTGCGCATTTCTTCAACTCTATGCTGCAAAACATTCAATAGGTTGTGACATATTTTTGCCTAAGCATACACTCTTTGTATCTTCTATTCCACTATTTTCTCGATGGctttctttaatcttttttttttttttttaatgagcaTAATGTCAATAATTTCCACTAAGTACTATGATattgcattattttttctttggtaaAGACTATAAAAGAACAAGCCAAATGGTGCGTGTATGGCTCTTGCTATGCCTAATTACAAAAAGGCgttacaaagaaaaagaaacacatTATATTTGCTCAAAAGCCAAAGATTTATTACAGAAGTAAATGTACAAAAGAGATGCTCCAAAGATCATTTGGTGAGGCGGTAATTCATCTGTCTCTGTGATCCCAAATCTTTCACGAGGAACCTTATGCTTTAATGATGCGAAAGCTGTCCTCAACTTTCTTTGTATCTGAATTTACTAACTGCAAAAGTGAAGGAAATGAGTGAGACAAGTACTTGTATGCGCGGATGAAGGTAGATTCTTGCAGCTAGAAGTGCACGATACTGACCTCTAAGTTTAACTCTTTTTTTGTTGCATGCCCTCTAAAATAACCAAACTGGGAAATCCTTGATAGACTCCAGCCTTCCACCTGATTCAATGTACATGACGAGATTCACATGACAAATATATGCATCATTGTATATGCGTGTGTGTTTTGAGAGGGCGGGGAGGAGTGGGGGACAGAGAGTCTGAGAATTACTTACATCATTTGGGAACTTGTCCAAGGAAAAGCCAGCCATACCAATAACTGCATGCAGTGGGGCACTATAATTGCTGTGATCATATGTATCAATCCCATTTCTATCCTTTTTAGGCATGGCCATGCATTTATTTTGGTAAACTGAGCAGGTTCTCTCATAATTATGAACATGGCCAAAGAGAACCAGATCAACCTGTTTAAAAGCAACCAAAAGTGGCCAAGTTCATACTTTGTAAAGCTAGAGAAGTATATATTTCGTATCGAAGATGGGATAACCAGTTAGTTCAGAAGCAACTTACTTTGTTTTGTAACAGTAATGGTTCTACCTTCTTGATAAATTCTGGATCGACGCTAAGTATACTGTTCGAGGAAGAATACATGGGTCTATGCCTGCAATTTACAGATCTTACAGTTTATTGTAATTTCGGAAATTTGGAGCATATGCATATAAACATAGATATTAACAAGATCTGAAAACAGATTAATGGTATATACACATTTCAAGTCAAGAATGCAACAGCTAGagtataaactatatatattaaacaagcACATGCCTGCAGAGAATACTCAGACAAACATAATCTATTAATCTGAAGAATCTCAGAACTCTCAATATGTAAGATTCAGTACTTACCCCGTGAAAATTAACCAAGGAGTTTTTGATCGATCCACGGAAGCCAGATCCTTTTTCATCCACCCATACTGTAAGAattgcatatatatgtatatatatgaaagaaggTGATATGAAATTTGATTGTGAAATAAAAATGGGATCGAGACAGTATTTGGTTCATCAAACCTGCTCAGaattttctgaccaatcatgCTCAGTAGACATCACTGTGAAGTGAACACTAGCTTGTTCTATGGAATACCATGGCTTATCCTTTGCTGGTGTTGGCATGGGAAAGTAAGTTTCATAAGGAATTCCACATTCACCTCCTGAGTCTGgagttatatatattgatccTGAGTCTATATAGTCCCTGATAAAGGAAGGAATGTGCACATATATCAGCAAAATGCTTACAGTTAGGACAAAAAATGGACTTAGGAATGTTTGCATGCGTCtgttatatgtgtgtgtaaagGTTTAAGATCTTAAAAAGCGAGATTTTATCAGTTTGCCTTCTACTTTTTGAGCCCTTCAAGAGATTTCACACAACTTTGTCAAGCATAACTCTCATTAACAGATTATAATTCAAGTATATAGGTGAAAGAGCTACCTCTCATGGTTTCCAATTGCCGTCATGTAAGAAACTCTTGATGCCACAGGGCTTATTTGGTGAAGAAAGAAATCCCATTCAACTAAAAAGCCAGTGGCATAGCTTATATCTCCAATGTGGAAGATCGAGTCTATCTGGTTAGAATCTACTTCATCGGCCATGGCTTTAATCACTGAGAGGGATCCCGGctacaaatcacaaaattagaaattaacCTGGTTAATTAGTACATGATCATCAGCTgttataatttgtataagacTCAACACATAGCTTGGTTCTAAACAACTAGCAAAACTTGAAGGTTAAGTCCTCCTACTACCTGAATGTAATGCTCGGCAGAAGCATCACGAGGAGCCTTTCCCATATCGCCAAATGCTAAAAATTTGAGTTCATCTGATCCACCAGCAGGTGGAGTTCGAAATTGGGTTTGTTTACTCCAACCAGCTGAGTCGCTGCATGCAGtattaatgttttaaataaatagaaatggtGACCGTATGTAAATGAGTGCTAGcatgatgaaaaaaaatggtgaagaatatatatagcattttccttcataaaattattatgtactATTAGTAGTTGGAAAAAAGAAGCTGGATGTCCAAACCTCCCATATCTGTAAGAGAAGGTGCTCGAGGGCTTCAGTCCTGTCATGACTGCGGAATGAATGAACCCAGGATCATGCCACCCGAAGTCCTTGGCTGGACTCTCTAAAGCTGAGCCTAATCATGTCAATTTCACAACAAACCAGCAAAATCTAAGTAGAAGatagaggaaagaaaagagcTAGGCACACAattacacacatacacacacacacacattaatCCTAATGTTTGTGGCCAGAAGTGGAAACAAAAGTAGGGACTCACTGCACATATTAGCTTGTGAGAATGTAGTAACTACAGATGTCTGCGTTTTTCCATCTCCATATTGTACTTGTTGAGGTTTCTTATCCCCACTTACCCATGTTACTCTCATCTGCAATACAAGTGGTACACATCATGTAGTTAAGTCATGTTAAGATTAATGAGAATATCAACCAACATTattgtgtttaatttttctaattttttttttttaaatccatatatatacacgataTATATGCATAGTGCTTAGTTAATATATAACGTACGTACCGATGTTCCTGTTGAATCTATGCTTGAGATGTGTCCATATAAAGGCTGGTTTGGATTGGCAAAATTGATAGGTCTGGACTTGGTTAAAACACAAGGAGTCAGAAATCCCCCACCAAACAATACAAATTCGATGTCGGTTCTGATGTTgataacatgaaatgttacaGTACCACTGCAAGTGTATGATAAACATACGCCCTTTTTGTATTTCTTGCATTCCTTCTTCTTGCAACTCAGATAGTCGCCATCTTTTCTCATGTACATGGCCTGCGCGCAGCATATATATTCATGCATTTTCacacaaccatatatatatatatatatatatatatatatatattgactatATAAGAACAAACGTcgaagtacgtacgtactactTCAATTACTTAAAAACCACGCACGCCTAGTACtatcataaaatatttgtttatgcTGATCTTTCTATCCGTCCCTgtacatatatatgttaatgttgtTTGAAGAATCGATAGGGGGAGGCTCATGACATGAATAAAAGAAGCAatacaagggaaaaaaaaaattaaattaggcTTAATTTCTTGCCCGTGgagatgataagaaaataattttagttataaGACAAATAGAATATTCTTTACATTTATTTGTTATTGgacccattatatatatatgcgatgTTGTTCGTAcgtataaattactatatatatatatatatatatatatatatatatacaggagTGAATTTtcaacattaaatattataaactacatacatcaatatatataatatttatctataattagaaagagattataatatcataattttatttagaagggACATAAAGAtggagatttgaatctcatctttgagttattttttatagagaaataatacttatagtcgtgagtgcgcaagtgctgcgcaatcactttgaaaaaaagtgaataaatacgatatctacatgaaaaaaattaattttttaatagtggacctcactctttttcaaagtgattacacgacgcttgcacactccatgattatatgtaacattactcttttttatattttaattgaagttTATAGTAACAAAATGATAGACACATGAAGTAGATTTTATGTCATTTACGGTACTTATCCTATccgaataatttttatttaaatattataaaattcaaattattgaATACTTCGTATGTCTATATATCCCtctataaaaaaactcaaaaggcctggtttggataaaGAGATGATTTCATCTCGACTCATCTCATGATTTCATCTCTGTATCTAAAGTTTCAAATaccacaaacacttttcaatttcaaatcttctaactttttcatttaattattacctaattattacaatatttccaaacttctaaacaaaacataaaaataattcaacttttttaaattttaaaataaaatttatattattataataatattttaattttataatatttttattcaaatttttcttttattttttaaaattccataaaaGAGTCGACCAGTTTTAGCCGTAGAGATGAAGAGATATTGAAGGTTTTAAATTGGCCATTTAAGCATAAAAAGTCAAAGCCTAGCCTCTTCATATTGTAAAATGGTTTCCTCCTCTCAGGGGTTAGGTTAAATTCAATGTGGATGGAAGCTCCTTAGGGAATTCAGAGCCTTCATGTGCGGGTGGAGTAATTCAGGATCATTGTGAAAATTTGATTTCTGGTTTTTCTATGTCAATTGGTGTGCGGTCTAATAATGTTGCAGAATTTATGGCTTTGCTGCAAGGTTTTCGAACTGTGAGatttttgggtctaaaaaaggtaaaaattgaGATGAACTTTATGTTGGTGATTGATTGGCTAAGTAAGAAGATATGTGGCCTCTGTACTTGGAGGATTATTGGAAGGAATTACTTCATCTGATGGATGGTCTCTACTTTATAGTTCGGCATATTTACCGAGAGTGTAATTTCTTGACAGATAGTCGTGCAAGACTCGGTGCTTCAGGGGTTTGCAAGGTCTGGCATCAAAGCTCTGAGTTCCCTTCAAAAATCAAAGGTCTTTTACGATTGGATAAGGAGGGATGTTTCTGCATTCGATCCTAAGGACCTTGTATAGCAGTGTCTCTGTTTTACTTGGTTTATGTCTTTTTCTATTTATGTGGGTATTGGTTGGAAGGTCATGTTCTTTATTTGTTCACGCGGTTTCTCCTCAGCCTCGATGAGGATGACTAATAATAAGGAGGCCTGacctcatctttaaaaaaataaaaataaaaataaaaaaaataaaaaattagaggCATGGCTGAGAATCTCAGATCATATATGATGAGCTAAATGCGTAAAGTCACGGCCACAGCCACCCGTACTTTGTCAAACGTGAACGTTATGACTTCGTTATGAATGTTATGTGGCCACCGCCTAATTATTTATGCAGTTTCGGCTCTACGACTGTATATGCCCCAACTACCCTCCCATAATTAATAGGAAAATACTAGTTCCACAGAAAATTGTTACCGAAATcgaattgcattttttttttaatttttttttaataattaaggaaatatttttaaatgaatttgtgattttttgtattttttttaaaatgtttaaaaaatgattgaaaaaaaaaagaaaaaaaaaacatttgcctTAATTCGGTGGAAGATTTCGGTAACAATCTTCTGTGCATGTAGCAGTTTCCTAATTAATATTCATAcacacatataattaatttattttgttataaaattaattgatttttctcCATATACCAAAAAAACATTCATCGTGTATACACTGCATGGCCAATGCTCTAAATATATTGCCAtaaagagaatatatattatatatttggaaaTTAAACAAACCTGGACACGTTGCCATACAgtgaaaatacaaaatcacaatattaaaattttagatattgTATGTCATGAATCACACCAAACTTGAGGGCACCTCCAGCTCCATTATATAATTCATGTATAGATAAGGCATGCTAATGATGCTGCTGCTCCCTcccttcattttatttttatttcagtaatatatatatatataattaaaataattaatcctcgaagaaacaaatcaaaatatagcataatttgattggttatgatcatgatcatcatgtttaattaCGTACCTTGACAGGATAATGACAGAGTAGAGGAAGACTGCTAAGATCACCGGTTTGTAAATAAAAACCCTCGTTGAATGGACAACTTTCAACACTGCATACATATTTATGTAGAGATAGATCATCAGAAGCAATAGGAAAATTAAGgcaaaattaaaacataaaaaaatcagagagagatcgagctaggaattaatttatatattaattaatagtacCTAGCATGAGAAGGTGAGATCATGGCGATCCAATCATTCCCCGATGGATTCGAAACTCCGGTAACAGTAACCGTGAGATATTGTTCATCCGAAAGGTTGGAATTCGAACTGACATTAATTTGCAGGAAAGGGCTAGTGTTGGGGCATTGGGTTAATGTTCTTCTGTTCAATAGCCGAAACTCTGATATTGCTGTGTGGTTTCGGTGCATGGCCGTTGAGTTGATGTACATAGGATGCAAGGACGACGATAAACAAGGAGAAGAGGAGACAACCAACATAATGAACAATATCATGATTAGGAGTCTGCAGGCCGAAACCCTTGATGAAGAACTGATCAAAGGTTCCATGATCAGAGAATTAATAACTATACCGGCCGGCCAGGAGAAAACAAGTAGTACTGTTTGGCAGcaaagaaagttttttttttttttttcctgaaatgTTGGTTGAGAGATGATTTATGAGAATGACAGAGATTAGAGAAGATCGAACTTTAgggttgggaaacaataatgtGTGAAAGGATCCAATATATATGGAGAATATGCAGCTAGCAAGGATGGAGCCTTGTAATCATGCCGATACTACGTAGGAAGCTTTGGTTCCTTGACGTAACATCGTTGGTTAACTTGGTTGCGCGTTGATACTATTGAGGTTGCTAACTGTCCATTTCTGTCTTCATTTCCTCATCCTGATCAttgtctaattttattattttcaataattaatttcattttccacaaactcatgagaaatttaaatttacaaaagaATCTTAAAgtttagttttttcaaatatctCATATAATGTACGTCAACAGTGTACGATATCAGTTGATCATGAGAAATTAATCATAACTCTATACAACGATGCAGTAGAAGTTAGAACAGTCGCCTagttttaggaaaaaataaatatttgggccgtagaaaaattttataaaaataaatttaaaaaaatgacgtgACACGATGTAgtatattatattgtaaaattatttttattataaaatatatatatatataacacctatcatataaaattatattaatttataaatttatttttataaaaaaaaaattaatgacgTGGCGCTTCTCTAGACAAAAATGTAGTATTATATTATTCATGATGCAaagaacaaatattttataaatctccAAGCTAGCTAGGATGTAAACagataaattatattacaatataGTTCCAAAATTTCGCATCCGAACGTTTTGATTagcatataataaattttttacccTGAATTGTCAGTTTACCGTGAAAGTGACGCACGCAGATCAGTTAGAACTACGTATTAGTTGGtgaactccttttt encodes:
- the LOC121239476 gene encoding probable inactive purple acid phosphatase 27 isoform X2, whose product is MEPLISSSSRVSACRLLIMILFIMLVVSSSPCLSSSLHPMYINSTAMHRNHTAISEFRLLNRRTLTQCPNTSPFLQINVSSNSNLSDEQYLTVTVTGVSNPSGNDWIAMISPSHASVESCPFNEGFYLQTGDLSSLPLLCHYPVKAMYMRKDGDYLSCKKKECKKYKKGVCLSYTCSGTVTFHVINIRTDIEFVLFGGGFLTPCVLTKSRPINFANPNQPLYGHISSIDSTGTSMRVTWVSGDKKPQQVQYGDGKTQTSVVTTFSQANMCSSALESPAKDFGWHDPGFIHSAVMTGLKPSSTFSYRYGSDSAGWSKQTQFRTPPAGGSDELKFLAFGDMGKAPRDASAEHYIQPGSLSVIKAMADEVDSNQIDSIFHIGDISYATGFLVEWDFFLHQISPVASRVSYMTAIGNHERDYIDSGSIYITPDSGGECGIPYETYFPMPTPAKDKPWYSIEQASVHFTVMSTEHDWSENSEQYGWMKKDLASVDRSKTPWLIFTGHRPMYSSSNSILSVDPEFIKKVDLVLFGHVHNYERTCSVYQNKCMAMPKKDRNGIDTYDHSNYSAPLHAVIGMAGFSLDKFPNDVEGWSLSRISQFGYFRGHATKKELNLELVNSDTKKVEDSFRIIKA
- the LOC121239476 gene encoding probable inactive purple acid phosphatase 27 isoform X1, whose protein sequence is MEPLISSSSRVSACRLLIMILFIMLVVSSSPCLSSSLHPMYINSTAMHRNHTAISEFRLLNRRTLTQCPNTSPFLQINVSSNSNLSDEQYLTVTVTGVSNPSGNDWIAMISPSHASVESCPFNEGFYLQTGDLSSLPLLCHYPVKAMYMRKDGDYLSCKKKECKKYKKGVCLSYTCSGTVTFHVINIRTDIEFVLFGGGFLTPCVLTKSRPINFANPNQPLYGHISSIDSTGTSMRVTWVSGDKKPQQVQYGDGKTQTSVVTTFSQANMCSSALESPAKDFGWHDPGFIHSAVMTGLKPSSTFSYRYGSDSAGWSKQTQFRTPPAGGSDELKFLAFGDMGKAPRDASAEHYIQPGSLSVIKAMADEVDSNQIDSIFHIGDISYATGFLVEWDFFLHQISPVASRVSYMTAIGNHERDYIDSGSIYITPDSGGECGIPYETYFPMPTPAKDKPWYSIEQASVHFTVMSTEHDWSENSEQYGWMKKDLASVDRSKTPWLIFTGHRPMYSSSNSILSVDPEFIKKVEPLLLQNKVDLVLFGHVHNYERTCSVYQNKCMAMPKKDRNGIDTYDHSNYSAPLHAVIGMAGFSLDKFPNDVEGWSLSRISQFGYFRGHATKKELNLELVNSDTKKVEDSFRIIKA